The following coding sequences lie in one Maniola jurtina chromosome 11, ilManJurt1.1, whole genome shotgun sequence genomic window:
- the LOC123869737 gene encoding uncharacterized protein LOC123869737: MSKEHVKTKSGIPVVVDEPSISETSLLVTVEDLINRAMGSPDANIVDFKLVRLILEILAKQQRILLQKIEIRITEIQQEKTAADDSSEKSLSKSPPQAKSFEKMEKTAQVELKILLDREQEETNEYEMAEKISQRELSDASRIEITVEKAPSIHSETRSSSTIDFVTRSQFAFLEAAVDELKSMTPPKSLQFPGNEKLMSDMMKGAVSLPEAMNTLQVEERMKSAEKSVTRIVEILTQLVAAGVLPEDIAEQVETIIPPSYEEVKEEAIQSQPLVEKKSVALDAKATQSQTIRGLDSHPPITTEPSMVSRTSAVSGLPMASSTLKVPCITYEDMRVYLEDLKDDIKKIVNRMIGKVTEVTETAKHMNTAVADKLNVVQKLDSRISALRMLLEDGANQYSEFDSILTIQLRNIKDQIAQTLPILKDGIARLADANNYAEAKAIMNLLECSEEMSTELSNLLYEIKGLVLTQTEHRSQIRADLSTLVGTLSYEDFAAGRADFKGRLDHCHEIFNRSIALWAAVIRDMKTTMDKMVDLAELLTVRDSVQGQLQTLNNKIRIVTTMLGDPQIARTMRKLAVNATCGSCHEPARMEPVDATSGVPPRLPPLRPAPVAASKEPCISDLVRAWLPEPRSVFITSL, translated from the exons atgtccAAAGAACATGTAAAAACTAAGTCAGGAATACCAGTGGTCGTAGATGAACCCAGTATAAGTGAGACATCATTACTAGTCACCGTCGAGGACCTGATCAACAGGGCGATGGGATCACCAGAT GCAAATATAGTCGATTTCAAACTCGTACGGTTGATCCTTGAGATTTTGGCAAAGCAACAGCGTATACTGCTacaaaaaatcgaaataagaaTAACCGAAATCCAACAAGAAAAGACAGCCGCAGACGATTCCTCGGaaaaatctttatccaaaagtCCACCTCAGGCTAAATCATTTGAAAAGATGGAGAAAACGGCACAGGTAGAACTAAAAATATTGCTAGATAGAGAACAGGAAGAAACAAATGAGTATGAAATGGCTGAAAAAATATCACAAAGAGAACTTTCAGATGCAAGTCGCATAGAGATCACAG TTGAAAAAGCGCCGTCAATTCATTCTG agaCACGGTCTTCCAGTACTATCGACTTCGTAACTAGGTCACAATTTGCTTTTCTGGAAGCAGCTGTTGATGAATTAAAGAGTATGACCCCTCCAAAGTCACTCCAGTTTCCTGGAAATGAGAAGCTGATGAGTGATATGATGAAAGGCGCAGTGTCCTTACCCGAAGCAATGAACACTTTACAG GTTGAAGAAAGAATGAAGTCAGCAGAGAAATCTGTAACTAGGATTGTTGAAATACTAACGCAGCTGGTAGCCGCCGGCGTGCTGCCCGAAGACATTGCTGAACAAGTGGAAACTATAATACCACCTTCATACGAAGAGGTTAAAGAAGAG GCAATCCAATCTCAGCCACTAGTCGAGAAAAAATCAGTTGCCCTTGATGCTAAAGCTACCCAATCTCAGACCATACGTGGCCTGGACTCGCATCCTCCTATCACTACTGAACCATCCATGGTTTCTAGGACTTCTGCAGTTTCTGGGCTTCCTATGGCTTCTAGTACACTAAAAGTACCTTGTATCACGTATGAGGACATGag AGTGTATTTAGAAGACCTGAAggatgatattaaaaaaattgttaatagAATGATAGGTAAAGTTACAGAAGTTACAGAGACAGCTAAACACATGAACACGGCCGTAG CTGACAAATTGAATGTAGTTCAGAAGCTGGACAGTCGTATATCAGCTCTGCGCATGCTACTGGAAGACGGTGCCAATCAGTATAGTGAGTTTGACTCCATACTGACGATTCAG TTGCGAAATATTAAAGATCAAATAGCACAAACGCTACCAATTTTGAAAGATGGCATCGCTCGATTGGCAGACGCGAACAACTATGCTGAAGCTAAAG CCATAATGAATCTGTTGGAATGCTCCGAAGAGATGAGCACTGAGCTAAGCAACTTGCTTTACGAAATTAAGGGGCTGGTGTTAACGCAAACAGAGCATAGATCGCAAATAAGG GCTGACTTATCGACCCTGGTTGGAACGCTTTCGTATGAGGACTTTGCGGCCGGCCGTGCTGACTTCAAGGGTCGTCTCGACCATTGCCATGAAATATTTAACCGAAGTATTGCTTTGTGGGCG GCGGTTATAAGAGACATGAAAACCACAATGGATAAGATGGTGGATTTGGCTGAGCTGCTGACAGTGCGGGATTCTGTGCAGGGTCAACTACAGACCCTGAACAATAAGATTAGAATCGTAACTACCATGCTTGGAGATCCTCAG ATTGCTCGTACCATGCGCAAGTTAGCGGTTAATGCAACTTGTGGTTCTTGCCATGAGCCTGCGCGGATGGAACCCGTCGACGCAACAAGCGGCGTGCCGCCGCGACTACCTCCTCTGCGACCGGCGCCTGTCGCGGCGTCCAAGGAGCCCTGCATCTCTGACTTGGTCAGAGCTTGGTTGCCAGAACCTCGGTCAGTATTTATAACTTCATTATGA